The proteins below are encoded in one region of Apostichopus japonicus isolate 1M-3 chromosome 4, ASM3797524v1, whole genome shotgun sequence:
- the LOC139966520 gene encoding uncharacterized protein isoform X2, giving the protein MSAKGDSKNSTKRHNNVKKEPFDPGGKTGSVNDTTHAPSVERSHSQFSEQHEKVRDTVTRSQSVNSLGKETQSYEIAWTGTPDISITESPNNIPLDKPRRLVLYSSKIKNNTLLMSAALPGVRTVQYKYEGGPTGLEVILKLTKHALAGTKVESIAIIPHTKPGNILLCNNGEKKEVLTAHNVKDQQAIQKFFQSLVEMCMDSQLPTARLDFLACSALRSSDIESLAAALKTITKVEVGMSKDILGSDIALREVEKESNASSIGGLYFSVEKLKSWSPRPQSLAGFERIRTVGKGAYGAAVLYRKKDDDSLVILKEINMHDLNANERQMALNEIRVLSMLDHPNIISYYDSFEEDGTLMIEMEYADGGTLAEYLSSSQGKREIEEQEILALFQQMVAGIRHIHEHKILHRDLKTANIFLTKDGIVKIGDFGISKVLSSKNPGANTVLGTPYYISPEICEGKPYNEKSDIWSLGCILYEMACLQKTFEGTNLPALVNKIMKGHFTPVKGNYTQEFKLLVQDMLQREPEYRPSANELLFARLPVMVERYMDPTTDMEEDLNNSKDSTSRKEKMRSVLYHIDTSEPCMPPVPVKVDLPSIIKIRDVAVSSTHTLVVSCDGDVFSWGEGRKGELGHGDLQSRTVPERVEALKGKSIKRVACGDAFSVFGSDNGIVMTCGDGSSGCLGHGDWSSASRPRLIESLLSADVTALACGASHVVAVGSDGEIFAWGKNDHGQLGLGDDESEENICEPQEVTIPEPVFIQDVKCGIDGTMFLTDVGMLLACGNNEDNKLGLNNRQGFLMAMKNMFSKTEVEGRNVPTIIKPMATFRVLDMVLGPHHSAVVVESGLVYTFGRNSEGQLGMNNTKPKENPSQVRAMSDKIVHTVACGESFTVCGGEEHNLYFWGKGLAASEQASEESTKSSTECASLGIPISNGHQRTASTGSTGSASSFNAERKSSADPTHTVQLSKSASRGIKSAPPCSRQARDDMFLSTTPDKSSPSNPGSASRRKPVPSALSQVSFESQLSLDGKSDIFLQPTVILQLSSNCFDPPSGTEENYELNLIEVMCQGNNLYLLVETSCPLPKRRSKRRKRMLMRKMSNQNLPLPKDTKRQSAHSNDGGDEYTSSEASELDTMGTVPTWIKNELIEAVPINDDNDADCSDEAGNGPITERQLSEDSGKHKLSSQTSDINGNDVNEDGQSKEDKKEKEDDIKDKPYIISSDSGLESYRGLGKGKGRGGQGAGYKPSKPSTVGAPRQLNRFRVGRGRSRQSTWTIEGAIREPNKKNGGKDKEDALSVELKRLEQEKREAEQQMKVLEEEHRKKLDDIEAAAKLAAEERETAMKEEILNLRMELKNQGKQMTDNNQVMLQLQDQLVKLQSDQLRQSAREKRASTVGKDTKKNGQQNSRLCTLS; this is encoded by the exons ATGTCTGCTAAGGGTGACAGCAAAAACAGCACAAAGCGACATAACAATGTGAAGAAGGAACCCTTTGACCCAGGAGGCAAGACAGGATCAGTAAACGATACAACACATGCCCCATCCGTGGAGCGTTCTCACTCTCAGTTTAGTGAGCAACATGAAAAAGTGAGAGACACAGTTACCAGATCGCAATCAGTCAACTCATTAGGCAAAGAAACACAAAGTTATGAAATAGCATGGACCGGCACTCCAGATATTTCTATCACTGAATCACCGAACAATATTCCGCTTGATAAGCCTAGGAGACTCGTACTGTACTCTAGCAAGATTAAGAACAATACTTTGCTAATGAGTGCAGCCTTACCAGGGGTAAGAACAGTGCAATACAAATATGAAGGAGGACCAACTGGTCTGGAGGTGATCCTCAAATTAACCAAACATGCCTTAGCCGGAACCAAAGTAGAAAGCATTGCTATCATTCCTCATACGAAACCTGGCAATATTCTGTTATGTAATAACGGAGAGAAAAAAGAG GTTCTGACCGCTCACAATGTTAAAGATCAACAGGCCATACAAAAGTTCTTTCAAAGTTTGGTGGAGATGTGTATGGACAGTCAGCTACCGACAGCAAGACTTGATTTCTTGGCTTGCAGCGCTTTGAGATCATCAGACATTGAATCTTTGGCCGCTGCTCTTAAAACCATAACTAAG GTAGAAGTCGGCATGTCCAAAGACATTCTGGGTTCAGATATTGCTCTCCGGGAAGTTGAAAAGGAATCAAATGCCAG TTCAATCGGAGGTTTATATTTTTCTGTGGAGAAGCTGAAGAGTTGGAGCCCTAGACCTCAAAGTCTTGCTGGATTTGAGAGGATTCGAACAGTTGGAAAAG GTGCATATGGAGCAGCAGTTTTAtacagaaagaaagatgatgaCTCCCTTgttattttgaaagaaattaatatGCATGACCTGAATGCAAATGAGAGACAGATGGCATTAAATGAG ATCCGTGTTCTAAGCATGCTAGACCATCCAAATATCATCAGCTATTATGACAGTTTTGAAGAAGATGGTACACTCATGATTGAAATGGAGTACGCTGATGGTGGTACATTGGCTGAGTACCTCAGCAGCAGCCAGGGTAAAAGAGAAATTGAGGAGCAAGAAATCTTGGCCTTGTTTCAGCAGATGGTAGCTGGTATCAGGCACATTCACGAACACAAAATTCTACACAG GGATTTAAAGACCGCCAACATATTTTTAACCAAAGATGGCATTGTGAAGATAGGTGATTTTGGTATTTCAAAAGTATTATCATCCAAAAACCCTGGAGCTAACACAGTCTTGGGTACACCGTACTACATATCACCAGAGATA TGTGAGGGTAAACCGTACAATGAAAAATCAGACATATGGTCTTTGGGTTGCATCCTTTACGAAATGGCTTGTTTGCAGAAAACATTTGAAGGAACCAATTTGCCGGCACTCGTCAATAAAATCATGAAG GGCCATTTTACTCCAGTGAAAGGAAATTACACGCAAGAATTCAAGTTATTAGTCCAAGATATGCTACAGAGAGAACCAGAGTATCGACCGTCAGCTAATGAACTCCTCTTTGCCAGACTTCCAGTCATGGTGGAGCGGTACATGGATCCTACAACTGACATGGAAGAAGACTTGAACAACTCAAAAGACAGCACCAgtagaaaagagaaaatgag GTCTGTGTTATACCATATTGACACGTCCGAGCCTTGTATGCCACCAGTACCAGTGAAAGTAGACCTGCCCTCTATCATCAAAATAAGAGAC GTTGCAGTGAGCTCTACTCACACACTGGTTGTCAGTTGTGACGGAGATGTCTTCTCTTGGGGTGAAGGCAGGAAGGGTGAGCTAGGACATGGAGACCTCCAATCAAGGACTGTCCCAGAAAGAGTGGAGGCACTCAAAGGAAAATCTATTAAAAG AGTTGCATGTGGTGATGCGTTCAGCGTATTTGGCAGTGATAACGGAATCGTAATGACTTGTGGTGATGGCAGCAGTGGTTGCTTGGGACATGGGGACTGGTCAAGCGCTTCAAGACCAAGGCTCATAGAGTCCTTGCTCAGTGCTGATGTTACCGCTTTAGCCTGTGGTGCTTCCCATGTGGTAGCAGTAGGCTCAGATGGAGAAATATTTGCATGGGGCAAGAATGATCATGGACAGCTGGGATTGGGTGATGATGAAAGTGAAGAGAATAT ATGTGAACCTCAGGAAGTGACTATACCAGAACCAGTTTTCATTCAAGATGTAAAGTGTGGGATTGATGGGACCATGTTCCTGACAGATGTAGGGATGCTCTTGGCCTGTGGTAACAATGAGGACAACAAACTGGGCTTAAATAACCGACAGGGATTCCTGATGGCCATGAAAAACATGTTTAGCAAG ACGGAAGTTGAGGGTCGCAATGTTCCAACTATTATCAAGCCCATGGCTACCTTCAGAGTTCTAGATATGGTCCTTGGGCCTCACCATAGTGCTGTAGTGGTTGAATCCGGCCTCGTCTACACATTTGGTCGGAACAGTGAGGGCCAGCTAGGGATGAATAATACAAAGCCCAAAGAAAATCCGTCTCAAGTTAGAGCTATGTCAGACAAAATTGTCCAT ACTGTTGCATGTGGAGAGAGTTTCACTGTATGTGGTGGGGAGGAACATAACCTTTACTTCTGGGGTAAGGGCCTTGCAGCCAGCGAACAAGCCAGTGAAGAAAGCACAAAAAGCAGCACAGAGTGTGCAAGTCTGGGAATCCCCATCAGCAATGGCCACCAGCGGACAGCTAGTACCGGCTCAACTGGATCAGCCTCATCTTTCAATGCAGAGAGGAAAAGTTCAGCAG ATCCAACTCATACTGTACAGCTTTCTAAGAGTGCATCCAGAG GCATCAAAAGTGCCCCTCCATGTTCAAGACAGGCAAGAGATGATATGTTTCTCTCTACAACACCAGATAAATCATCACCAAGTAACCCTG GTTCAGCGTCAAGGAGAAAGCCAGTTCCGAGTGCCTTGAGTCAGGTCAGCTTTGAGAGTCAGCTTAGTCTGGACGGCAAGTCCGACATCTTCCTTCAACCAACAGTTATCCTTCA ATTAAGTTCCAACTGTTTTGATCCTCCCAGCGGGACTGAAGAGAACTATGAGCTTAATTTGATAGAAGTGATGTGTCAGGGTAATAACCTGTACCTCTTGGTGGAGACAAGCTGCCCTCTACCGAAGAGACGCTCTAAACGCAGGAAGAGAATGCTGATGAGGAAGAT GAGCAACCAAAACTTGCCCCTGCCAAAGGATACCAAAAGACAATCAGCTCATAGCAATGACGGTGGTGATGAATACACAAGTTCTGAGGCTTCGGAGTTAGATACAATGGGCACA GTCCCCACGTGGATCAAGAATGAACTAATAGAAGCTGTTCCaattaatgatgataatgatgctGACTGCAGCGATGAGGCTGGAAATGGACCAATTACAGAGAGGCAGCTGAGTGAAG ATTCAGGAAAGCACAAGCTATCAAGTCAG ACTTCAGACATCAATGGTAATGATGTCAATGAGGATGGTCAGAGCAAAGAGGATAAGAAGGAGAAGGAAGATGATATCAAGGATAAGCCATATATCATCTCAAGTGACTCTGGGTTGGAATCTTACCGAGGCCTCGGCAAAGGAAAAGG ACGTGGTGGTCAGGGTGCTGGTTACAAACCGTCCAAGCCCAGTACAGTTGGAGCCCCAAGACAGTTGAATCGATTTCGAGTTGGAAGAGGCAGATCTCGTCAAAG CACATGGACCATAGAAGGTGCCATTCGTGAACCCAACAAGAAAAACGGGGGTAAGGACAAAGAAGATGCCCTATCCGTGGAACTCAAGAGGTTGGAGCAGGAGAAAAGAGAAGCCGAGCAGCAAATGAAGGTGTTAGAAGAAGAGCACAGGAAAAAGCTTGATGACATTGAGGCTGCCGCAAAATTAGCTGCTGAG
- the LOC139966520 gene encoding uncharacterized protein isoform X1 yields MSAKGDSKNSTKRHNNVKKEPFDPGGKTGSVNDTTHAPSVERSHSQFSEQHEKVRDTVTRSQSVNSLGKETQSYEIAWTGTPDISITESPNNIPLDKPRRLVLYSSKIKNNTLLMSAALPGVRTVQYKYEGGPTGLEVILKLTKHALAGTKVESIAIIPHTKPGNILLCNNGEKKEVLTAHNVKDQQAIQKFFQSLVEMCMDSQLPTARLDFLACSALRSSDIESLAAALKTITKVEVGMSKDILGSDIALREVEKESNASSIGGLYFSVEKLKSWSPRPQSLAGFERIRTVGKGAYGAAVLYRKKDDDSLVILKEINMHDLNANERQMALNEIRVLSMLDHPNIISYYDSFEEDGTLMIEMEYADGGTLAEYLSSSQGKREIEEQEILALFQQMVAGIRHIHEHKILHRDLKTANIFLTKDGIVKIGDFGISKVLSSKNPGANTVLGTPYYISPEICEGKPYNEKSDIWSLGCILYEMACLQKTFEGTNLPALVNKIMKGHFTPVKGNYTQEFKLLVQDMLQREPEYRPSANELLFARLPVMVERYMDPTTDMEEDLNNSKDSTSRKEKMRSVLYHIDTSEPCMPPVPVKVDLPSIIKIRDVAVSSTHTLVVSCDGDVFSWGEGRKGELGHGDLQSRTVPERVEALKGKSIKRVACGDAFSVFGSDNGIVMTCGDGSSGCLGHGDWSSASRPRLIESLLSADVTALACGASHVVAVGSDGEIFAWGKNDHGQLGLGDDESEENICEPQEVTIPEPVFIQDVKCGIDGTMFLTDVGMLLACGNNEDNKLGLNNRQGFLMAMKNMFSKTEVEGRNVPTIIKPMATFRVLDMVLGPHHSAVVVESGLVYTFGRNSEGQLGMNNTKPKENPSQVRAMSDKIVHTVACGESFTVCGGEEHNLYFWGKGLAASEQASEESTKSSTECASLGIPISNGHQRTASTGSTGSASSFNAERKSSADPTHTVQLSKSASRGIKSAPPCSRQARDDMFLSTTPDKSSPSNPGSASRRKPVPSALSQVSFESQLSLDGKSDIFLQPTVILQLSSNCFDPPSGTEENYELNLIEVMCQGNNLYLLVETSCPLPKRRSKRRKRMLMRKMSNQNLPLPKDTKRQSAHSNDGGDEYTSSEASELDTMGTVPTWIKNELIEAVPINDDNDADCSDEAGNGPITERQLSEDSGKHKLSSQTSDINGNDVNEDGQSKEDKKEKEDDIKDKPYIISSDSGLESYRGLGKGKGRGGQGAGYKPSKPSTVGAPRQLNRFRVGRGRSRQSSTWTIEGAIREPNKKNGGKDKEDALSVELKRLEQEKREAEQQMKVLEEEHRKKLDDIEAAAKLAAEERETAMKEEILNLRMELKNQGKQMTDNNQVMLQLQDQLVKLQSDQLRQSAREKRASTVGKDTKKNGQQNSRLCTLS; encoded by the exons ATGTCTGCTAAGGGTGACAGCAAAAACAGCACAAAGCGACATAACAATGTGAAGAAGGAACCCTTTGACCCAGGAGGCAAGACAGGATCAGTAAACGATACAACACATGCCCCATCCGTGGAGCGTTCTCACTCTCAGTTTAGTGAGCAACATGAAAAAGTGAGAGACACAGTTACCAGATCGCAATCAGTCAACTCATTAGGCAAAGAAACACAAAGTTATGAAATAGCATGGACCGGCACTCCAGATATTTCTATCACTGAATCACCGAACAATATTCCGCTTGATAAGCCTAGGAGACTCGTACTGTACTCTAGCAAGATTAAGAACAATACTTTGCTAATGAGTGCAGCCTTACCAGGGGTAAGAACAGTGCAATACAAATATGAAGGAGGACCAACTGGTCTGGAGGTGATCCTCAAATTAACCAAACATGCCTTAGCCGGAACCAAAGTAGAAAGCATTGCTATCATTCCTCATACGAAACCTGGCAATATTCTGTTATGTAATAACGGAGAGAAAAAAGAG GTTCTGACCGCTCACAATGTTAAAGATCAACAGGCCATACAAAAGTTCTTTCAAAGTTTGGTGGAGATGTGTATGGACAGTCAGCTACCGACAGCAAGACTTGATTTCTTGGCTTGCAGCGCTTTGAGATCATCAGACATTGAATCTTTGGCCGCTGCTCTTAAAACCATAACTAAG GTAGAAGTCGGCATGTCCAAAGACATTCTGGGTTCAGATATTGCTCTCCGGGAAGTTGAAAAGGAATCAAATGCCAG TTCAATCGGAGGTTTATATTTTTCTGTGGAGAAGCTGAAGAGTTGGAGCCCTAGACCTCAAAGTCTTGCTGGATTTGAGAGGATTCGAACAGTTGGAAAAG GTGCATATGGAGCAGCAGTTTTAtacagaaagaaagatgatgaCTCCCTTgttattttgaaagaaattaatatGCATGACCTGAATGCAAATGAGAGACAGATGGCATTAAATGAG ATCCGTGTTCTAAGCATGCTAGACCATCCAAATATCATCAGCTATTATGACAGTTTTGAAGAAGATGGTACACTCATGATTGAAATGGAGTACGCTGATGGTGGTACATTGGCTGAGTACCTCAGCAGCAGCCAGGGTAAAAGAGAAATTGAGGAGCAAGAAATCTTGGCCTTGTTTCAGCAGATGGTAGCTGGTATCAGGCACATTCACGAACACAAAATTCTACACAG GGATTTAAAGACCGCCAACATATTTTTAACCAAAGATGGCATTGTGAAGATAGGTGATTTTGGTATTTCAAAAGTATTATCATCCAAAAACCCTGGAGCTAACACAGTCTTGGGTACACCGTACTACATATCACCAGAGATA TGTGAGGGTAAACCGTACAATGAAAAATCAGACATATGGTCTTTGGGTTGCATCCTTTACGAAATGGCTTGTTTGCAGAAAACATTTGAAGGAACCAATTTGCCGGCACTCGTCAATAAAATCATGAAG GGCCATTTTACTCCAGTGAAAGGAAATTACACGCAAGAATTCAAGTTATTAGTCCAAGATATGCTACAGAGAGAACCAGAGTATCGACCGTCAGCTAATGAACTCCTCTTTGCCAGACTTCCAGTCATGGTGGAGCGGTACATGGATCCTACAACTGACATGGAAGAAGACTTGAACAACTCAAAAGACAGCACCAgtagaaaagagaaaatgag GTCTGTGTTATACCATATTGACACGTCCGAGCCTTGTATGCCACCAGTACCAGTGAAAGTAGACCTGCCCTCTATCATCAAAATAAGAGAC GTTGCAGTGAGCTCTACTCACACACTGGTTGTCAGTTGTGACGGAGATGTCTTCTCTTGGGGTGAAGGCAGGAAGGGTGAGCTAGGACATGGAGACCTCCAATCAAGGACTGTCCCAGAAAGAGTGGAGGCACTCAAAGGAAAATCTATTAAAAG AGTTGCATGTGGTGATGCGTTCAGCGTATTTGGCAGTGATAACGGAATCGTAATGACTTGTGGTGATGGCAGCAGTGGTTGCTTGGGACATGGGGACTGGTCAAGCGCTTCAAGACCAAGGCTCATAGAGTCCTTGCTCAGTGCTGATGTTACCGCTTTAGCCTGTGGTGCTTCCCATGTGGTAGCAGTAGGCTCAGATGGAGAAATATTTGCATGGGGCAAGAATGATCATGGACAGCTGGGATTGGGTGATGATGAAAGTGAAGAGAATAT ATGTGAACCTCAGGAAGTGACTATACCAGAACCAGTTTTCATTCAAGATGTAAAGTGTGGGATTGATGGGACCATGTTCCTGACAGATGTAGGGATGCTCTTGGCCTGTGGTAACAATGAGGACAACAAACTGGGCTTAAATAACCGACAGGGATTCCTGATGGCCATGAAAAACATGTTTAGCAAG ACGGAAGTTGAGGGTCGCAATGTTCCAACTATTATCAAGCCCATGGCTACCTTCAGAGTTCTAGATATGGTCCTTGGGCCTCACCATAGTGCTGTAGTGGTTGAATCCGGCCTCGTCTACACATTTGGTCGGAACAGTGAGGGCCAGCTAGGGATGAATAATACAAAGCCCAAAGAAAATCCGTCTCAAGTTAGAGCTATGTCAGACAAAATTGTCCAT ACTGTTGCATGTGGAGAGAGTTTCACTGTATGTGGTGGGGAGGAACATAACCTTTACTTCTGGGGTAAGGGCCTTGCAGCCAGCGAACAAGCCAGTGAAGAAAGCACAAAAAGCAGCACAGAGTGTGCAAGTCTGGGAATCCCCATCAGCAATGGCCACCAGCGGACAGCTAGTACCGGCTCAACTGGATCAGCCTCATCTTTCAATGCAGAGAGGAAAAGTTCAGCAG ATCCAACTCATACTGTACAGCTTTCTAAGAGTGCATCCAGAG GCATCAAAAGTGCCCCTCCATGTTCAAGACAGGCAAGAGATGATATGTTTCTCTCTACAACACCAGATAAATCATCACCAAGTAACCCTG GTTCAGCGTCAAGGAGAAAGCCAGTTCCGAGTGCCTTGAGTCAGGTCAGCTTTGAGAGTCAGCTTAGTCTGGACGGCAAGTCCGACATCTTCCTTCAACCAACAGTTATCCTTCA ATTAAGTTCCAACTGTTTTGATCCTCCCAGCGGGACTGAAGAGAACTATGAGCTTAATTTGATAGAAGTGATGTGTCAGGGTAATAACCTGTACCTCTTGGTGGAGACAAGCTGCCCTCTACCGAAGAGACGCTCTAAACGCAGGAAGAGAATGCTGATGAGGAAGAT GAGCAACCAAAACTTGCCCCTGCCAAAGGATACCAAAAGACAATCAGCTCATAGCAATGACGGTGGTGATGAATACACAAGTTCTGAGGCTTCGGAGTTAGATACAATGGGCACA GTCCCCACGTGGATCAAGAATGAACTAATAGAAGCTGTTCCaattaatgatgataatgatgctGACTGCAGCGATGAGGCTGGAAATGGACCAATTACAGAGAGGCAGCTGAGTGAAG ATTCAGGAAAGCACAAGCTATCAAGTCAG ACTTCAGACATCAATGGTAATGATGTCAATGAGGATGGTCAGAGCAAAGAGGATAAGAAGGAGAAGGAAGATGATATCAAGGATAAGCCATATATCATCTCAAGTGACTCTGGGTTGGAATCTTACCGAGGCCTCGGCAAAGGAAAAGG ACGTGGTGGTCAGGGTGCTGGTTACAAACCGTCCAAGCCCAGTACAGTTGGAGCCCCAAGACAGTTGAATCGATTTCGAGTTGGAAGAGGCAGATCTCGTCAAAG CAGCACATGGACCATAGAAGGTGCCATTCGTGAACCCAACAAGAAAAACGGGGGTAAGGACAAAGAAGATGCCCTATCCGTGGAACTCAAGAGGTTGGAGCAGGAGAAAAGAGAAGCCGAGCAGCAAATGAAGGTGTTAGAAGAAGAGCACAGGAAAAAGCTTGATGACATTGAGGCTGCCGCAAAATTAGCTGCTGAG